The following nucleotide sequence is from Salvia splendens isolate huo1 chromosome 2, SspV2, whole genome shotgun sequence.
TTTGAGGGACAgaccaaaaatggaaatagttgttatttttaaaaggCGGTGGAGTAGTTTCTTTTGTGCTGCCTGATAGGCCCCGATGAGATGGATGGCAATGCACACGTTGGCAAAGTCGATCAACCAGAAAGGCTCGTAGAAGCCAAATCCGGTAAGGAAGTTACCGGGAGCGTCATTTCCGAAGGCGGCATAACCGAGGCAGCCGCAGAGGACGTAGAAAAGGGTGGTGGTTGACACTCCTACAAGAGAAGCCTTCTTCATCGCCACATTTTCTGGGGGTGGAGATTTCAGTGTGTCCTGTTCAAACATAGTAATAAATCCGAGTAGTAAAAAAGTCGATGGATGTTTGGATTAAAGCTCATTTAATGGAATGAATGATAATTGTTGAAATGTGATGAGTAGTATTAAGATTGAGATAAATTATCCCAACAAACTTATTAAAAATGACATCCGTTTGACTAGTCTCCCTGAAATTGTCCTCTAAGATTAACCTATATTTCAAATGATCtttaaaagataaataatttCGGTTTCTAAATTTcaaatattgaataaaatattcatattgCAGCACCTCCAAAaccatataaaaaaatttagaaaaatattGAATCTTAATGACAATATTGTggtacatatttatttattttggctAAAAACACATGGCTGTGAATGTGGATATatatctttaaatttgtatatttgcCATTATTGGAAGTATATAACAGATATGATAGCTACAGATGACATGTGTCCCCTATTTTGTATGTTTCACTTTATAATATTCTTGAACTTCTTccatattaaattttattttacaaatgtACCATTCACAACCAAAAGAAAAAAGACAAAGAAACATGAGTCACACAAAAAATCAATCATGAAGCCGAATATTTTGAATGTTTTTGACTCATTAACCTCTAGAAATCAATTAAATACATGTGGACAGCACATGAAAATATATAGGTTTGGTAGGTACTATAATGTAATCAAACATCTTGATATTTAGGAGCAAAATTAACGTGAAGAAATGGAATATTTAGTTACGTAATAAAGTTGGATTGAAATAATTGGGAATGAAAAAGAAACTTGCCTGGATTTCAATTAGGATAGTTGAAAAGGCATAGGCAAAAGCAATGTCTCCAATGGCTTGAAAGCTTTTCCACACCTTTTCTGAGGCGCTTGTGTCCACTCCTACTCTCGTTCCTGTTAGGCCTGTCTCCACATGCCCTCCACCACCTATTttccaaacaaaaataactcCATAATTAAGTTAATCATTTTtgtataataaattttgaaaatatatggTTTTAGTTCAAACAAATGGTGTCAAGGTTAATGTAATTAAGTATGCACAAGATATCGATGTAACTTATAATCTCTCAATTATTGCCCTTCACAATCACATTTAGTTAGGATAAAAGAATGACTTGACCATGCTAATGGTCTATTCTATTATTAGGATGTTTCTAATAGGCTAGTGGCGATTTTGATTGACATATTTGCTAGGTGAAAATGGTTTCATTTGTATGACGTcttcttctttaattttttcTACAAATCAAGGCAGTCATGACGTTTTCAGCTAATTCTAAGGGAAAATTAAGTCCTCTTGATTGCTTCTTAAATAATTAGTCATGGCCGATTCAAATTCATAACCACAAATTAGCCATCATAGAATGACCTGAGGTACATTTTTCTTTGATGTGGTACCAACGCTTGAGCCATGGAAATGGCGAGCATGCAACAGAGTAGTAATACAGAAGCAGTTTCTCGTCTAGGGCGTATCTAGGATTTTATTGTAAGAGGGGCAAAAtgatatatataggaaaaattttatatttgagcAGGGGTAATAAGTGCAATTTTTAACATATATTTAAAAGTTTATAACAAATTTATAAAGGCAAACAAGAattgaggaggggcatttgccccaccaCCTAATAGGCTAGATTCGCCCATGTTCCCGTCTATTGCTTTTAtatgtgtgagagagagagagagatacctGCGAGCTTAGCAACGGAGAGGGCGAAGCCAATGGAGGAGTAAGCGAAAGACATGACGGCGGCAACAATAGAGAGCCATGAAAGCTCATGGAAATTAGGAATTTGGCTCAAAACAAGCTGAATCCCTCCAAATATAGCCATGAACGGATAGGTTGATATTGAGCATGCTGCCTCATGCCCCTCCTTATGGAAACAATTCGACCTCTTCACAGCCCTAATCAATTACAAATTACATTTCGATTATCATATATTCACAATCAAACATAAGTAGTATTTTATCATTAAttacatatatgtatatagatATACTCACACCATACTAATGGAAGCAGTAATTGTGTATCCAATAGTGACCCCAATAAGATTCCCATACTGAGCCACCCCACATAGCTGAACTTTGTAACCACCTACACACAgacataatataaataaaacaaaacaaattaaatcacaTTTATTGCTAATTAGTTTCACAAAGATTCATTGGTAATGCAACAACACTTCTTTGGAAAATGGtgaaatgaatgaatgaatgaaaaagAGATAGTAGTAATATGTATTAAATGGCCGTCAATTTAATAAagtttgaaaatgaaatatacaTCTTCAAGTTTCAATTTTcctcaattaatttattatataacttattttttatttcctattttcccatttaattaagtaatgttgttttgatgttttgagtATCACCATAGACACTATTTTGTACACACAAGACTGATCAGAATTTGACAAAAATTCATAATGTAAATGACTATCACCCGAAGGAAAAAATACCTAAGTGGGAACGGACGACGTCCATGTAAGTGTAGTTGCGACGGCCTTGGTGGCGGTAGGAGTCGGCGAGGAAGGTGGAGGTGAGGTAGGTGATGAAGGAGAAGGCCACGAGCACGGCGGGACCAGCCACCCATCCCAGCTGCGCTATGGCCCATGCTAGCGACAGCACCCCCGACCCTATCACCGCAGTTATGATGTGTGCGCTTGCCGTCAACACCGTCCCTAGTTCATGTCCGAAATCCGTTAGTTATTTAACTAACTAAACTAACTAATAGTGTGTGTGagagtgtgtattgtgtgtggaAGTACCGGTTCTCCGGGAACGTCCATCGTCGTCGAAATCCTTGCTTGCTTCGCCGTTTTCAAGTGCAACTGTTGACGGCTCTATGTGGAGAGAGTTCTTCTCCAACTCCTTTGCCATTtttaatgtgtgtgtgtgtgtgtgtgtttttatgTTGTTGAGAGGTTGAGTAATATGGAGAGATGGTTTGGAATTTGGAGAAGATCTTGAAATTTGACTGAGAGGGAGAAATGGACTAcctatatttataataataaatggGATGAAAAGGTTatgcaaaaaagaaaattaactaGGAGGGTGGACTGAAAATGCAAATTTGAGAGTACCATAATTTGTGATACAACAAATAGAATAAAATCAaccccgacccgacccgacccgacccgaatCCGAATTTAACCCGAGCCTGCGGTGGAGGAGGGCAGCGTACGGTGGAGCCGTGGTGGGTGCACGCATACAAGTCTTTGTTAAACAATTAATCCCTACATATGTATTCAAGCCGGGAAATTTTAGTCACTAAATATAAATACGAGTAGTAAGTATAGTACTACAATTATATACGAGACTTTGATTTTATCTTAAGATGAATTGCCTTGGTGTATTATTTTTCCACGGAATTGGgttttattcttttaaatatCTGGTATTGTTATTTTCCTTCATTTTTCAACCCAAACAGCCCCACAACATGTGGCATTTTGTTAGGTACATTGAAGTCGATAtgtacataaaaaaaatcaataattttgTAATGATTCATTGAGATTAAGTTGACTAATTAGAGTTATTTTGTTCTTAATCATTACAATTAACTATAAGaataaaatcatttaaaaagAAGAACTTTGAGATGTGAACAAAAAGTGAAACACCCCTTATCATAAATTAATCTTTAGAATCCGAATGTCCTTTtttttaatagtagtagtaagaTTTACTTTGAAGATTTAAATCCGATTATATAGTCAAAATTTTCTTTACAATGCTAATCTATTTCATATCAAgaattaggccatccacaacgctgtctctataccgtctcttaaaccgtctcttaactactatttgagcactatttgagggccccactgtccttttttcctccatctcttaactaagagacggaacctgcaacgctccgtctcttaaccgtctctataccgtctcttaattactattcattcaatttaatttataatttttttaaaaacccaattcaatttaaacaaacacactttattaaaattaaaacaatattacaacttaacattaaaaaaaacgaagacataattaaaattctaaaaaaataaaaatgacataatttaatcttctccgccaaagttttcccaaatgtgctcaattagatcctcttggagttgggtgtgggcgctagagtcgcgtgtccttgcccgaatagccaaccgttcttgtatagatggatgcgctccacttcgcggcggactacttgcggttgagcttccgggggattcggggtcgaaccaatttccggcatcgggtccttcgtctcggacaatcatgttgtgcaagattatgcacgtatacatgatgtcgaccatgctctccatgaaccacgaacgagccggggctttgatgatgttgaagcgcgcttggagaaccccgaacgccctctccacatccttgcgcgcagcctcctgcttctgcgcaaaaagagcctgctttgggttcgctggcctgccgcacgtcttcacgaaggtcggccacttcgggtagatgccgtcggcgagatagtaccccattttataccgccggttgttggcgacgaagttgatggccggcgctttaccatccaaaacttcggtaaagaggtcggactgttggagcacgtttacgtcgttgttcgagccagggaccccgaagtacgcgtgccagatccaaagtcggtagtcggcaacggcctcgagtacaacggttgggtgggtgcctttgtggccgctcgtgtaggaacccctccaagccaccgggcaattcttccattgccagtgcatgcaatcgacactgccaagcatcccggggaatccgtgcacttgttcgtgcaggttgaggaggaactgacaatcctccgtggttggcctccggagaaattcgtcactgaaggctgcccggacgcctctgcagaagttgagcaagcacaagcgcccagtgctgtctccgatgtgcaggtattcgtcgaatatgtcggccgtttgtccagtcgcaagctgccggatggctgcagtacatttctgcagcgtcgtgtggctgggacgatcgaccgcgtcgaacccttctcggaagaactcctccctggccgccaaagtattcgctatgtggagaaatagcggtttccgcatgcggaaacggcgacggaaataggtatctccccaaatcgggttatcgcagaagtagtcgcgtactaaccgtgcggcggcttcctcccggttccgattgatgtacttccgggagcgtcgtgggggtggtgcggcttcctccgcctctcgtcgtcgatcttcttcgagtgattgttccattaattggcgcatttgctcaaaaggatccatttgtttgagttgattgaagatggaaattggagtgatagagaggatttgagaggaatagatgtgtgtttgtgtttgaaatgagtatggaatagaattatttatagagtaaaaaaattaaaaatttaaaaatgaaaataaatatttaacggtaatattaccgtttgaaaaaaaaaaaaaaattattaaaaatcgatttttttttaaaaaaaatgaattattgcgtcatcagtgacgacgcccactcgcgggccagcgagtgggcgtcacgcacgcatggggacgtgccacgtgtctcgggcgcgtggcgagacagctcgtctcgtgtctctccgagacgagctacgcgactagacggtcgcgagctggagacgagatggccgctgcaatgcgtctcgcgggggtctcgtctctccgagacgagacgcgagcccggcgcgagacgcgttgtggatggtcttaacaCTAGTTTGTCACGCATATATCTGTTGactacactacaaaaaaaaacctTGATTTTTTTAAGATTTCAAAGATCGAAACTTTAGCTCTCTTCTTTTGACGGCAGTGTCCCATCCAAGGCTCATTTTTCTCTGGGATTTAATTACAAAGGTTTACCAGTGGATGATGTTGCATTCTCCTCAGCTACTTGCAACTCACCACAGGTTGATGCTGCATTCTCTTCCGCAACATCATTTCATCCTTGGATCTCGATTCCACCTCGACTATGTCCTTGGTGACAGCTTCTTCAGCTGCATCGGGCTCTTGCATTACTATGTCCTTGTGAGCTTCAAGATCAGGTGCAACAGATTGATCTTGAGTTGTGTCAATGGCATCCATGGCAGTGTCGTTGTCTTTTGCAGCTTTTTCAAGATCCCTTTCTGCTTGCAGTCTATATGCATTTACCAAATGCTGAACTCTCTCTAGTTCAGCCTTCCGATCGCTGTAACGTTTCTGTAAAGTGCGCTCGAGATCCTTCTGCTTCTGATCCTCTTCCCTGAGGTTGCTGATCCTGTATGTTGCTGCTAGAGTTTCTTGCTTACTCAAAGCTTGGAAGCATTCTAGCTCAAAGATTGGAAGCGTTCAAAGCTTGGAAGCATTCAAAGCTTGGAAGCATTCTAGCTTACAAGGTTAGATTTGAGAGTGACAGATATGAATGAAAGACCCAGAAGAAAACCACCTCTACgcaaaaataatttcaaattgcTTACAAGAAAATTAAGACAAACTTAGTAAGAAGCATATGAAACGATTTTTCATCTCCAGAAAGCCATCAAGTCATCAACATAGTAtaacataattctgcaaacttACTTAAATAAATCAAACAAACACTTAAAATTTGCCATAGCAGCATAATAGCAAACATATCACAAGGATCTTTAAGTATCTAAGCATTAAAACAGAAACGTGAGATCAGTTTGTGCCACACAAAAGGtgttatttcaattatttaattgactTATTAGATAATAAAAGGCAAAATATTCACAAAAGTTATTTTAACAAATGTTCTTGCATAGCATTAATCATGAAAGCAAAAAAATTCTCCAAAGTCAACTTGAAATcccaaaaaatttcaaagtGCACtggaaaatatatcaaatatacGATTAGAACTGCATACATACCTCTTTCAGCTCATCTTCTTCGAACTCGTCAATTGTAGGCACATCTACAGAATTCCCTTTTGCAGCACGTTTTCCacctttcttcttctccttggtTGCTTTCTCATCCAGGGGATATTTTATATTATCATGCTCAAGCAAAGATAAAAGCTCCTTTCTTACTAATTCATCAGCCTGCTCAACTAAGGTTAATGGAACAACGGAACTCTTGTCTTCATCAGCTCTCATCAAAGTGTTTCTAATGAGATCCAATGAAACAACAGGAGGTCTTGGCAGCTCCCTCTGCAGTACTTTTGACCTTTTCTTGAGTAATGCTtgttgccttgcttcttcctcAGCCTTCTCTCGAGCAATTCTGTCCGACATGTCTTCCTCGATCTTCTCTTCAagttcttcatcttcttcagccaATGGTTGAATAACTATTTGGTAGTCATTCTTGGGTTGTGGGAGATTTTTCAGACCAAAAATGAGTTCCTTTTTAGAATCAGACTGCCTCACTTTGGAAATGTCATGCATATCAATATCTTCATTTATGCGCAGCTCATCCCTCATTGAAGTTCCTTTTGGAGTCAAACCAACAGCATATACATCACGTGTGGGTGTCATCCCGATTCTAGGAGTGAGACCAGGGCCTCCAGGAGTAGCAGATGGAGTCATTAGAGGATTTGGTGTTGCAATATCCTTTTTCTTTGGAGTCACCCCAGAAAAGTCTGAAGGGTGCAGCACCGGATTATCCCCACCAAGCAATGGAGTCTGAGACAAAGTCAGCCTCCGATGGTTCTCTGCTTCCATCATGATAGCATCCTGCTTTCCTGTAGGAGTCCTTTGAGGGGTTCTCCCAGGAGTCATTCCATATCTTGGAGTCTGGGCATAATTTGCAAGAAAAGCACGTGTTGCAGCATTTCCTCCTGTAAGTTCTTCACTTCCAAGAAGATCAGTAGCACTTCCCATCTTAGCAATTGCCTCCAACTCATGGTCAGGAATCTGTGGGGCTGGGAGATTTAACCTGGACCTTTTTACGAACTGGCTCAGGATCATTGAGTTTATTTGCTTGCAAAACTGCAGACGGAGCATCCTGCCTCTCTGCTATTTTATTTCTCACAATATCCTGCTTTCTCAATCGAGCTTCTTTGTCAACTCTTCTTTCACCTTCCAACTCCTCAATCGCTGTTGGAAACTTGACTAATTCAGCAGGCAGATCTTCATCAGCAATATCATAAAAGCCAGGTGGAGGTCTCTTTTCAAAAGGAATTTCAGCATTGTAATCaattcctcctctctttctcttcttAGGGCGAAGGTTAATTCCAGCAGCTTTAAGCTCTCTTCTTTTCTGCAATGAAGCAAGCCTCCGAGCCTCTTCAAGCTGTTTGCCTTCTTACCCCTGGTGTTGGCTAACCGATCCCGAGCTTCAgacagcatctccttttcatcttcatccataTCTACAGGATCAGGACGAGCAGGCTTCGATTCCGGATTGGGGTCAATCTCACCAACAATAGGGGCAATCGTCCTCCACTGGGTAGGCATCAGTTTCGCCAAATGCAATAACTTCTCATCTTCTTCTCGGGTCCACTCAGTCTGCAATGCCATGGAAGGAAGTGGTTCAGTTCCGAATCACAAATGATGAAAGCTATCAACATAATAAAGATGGAAACTATAACATTCAAGAACAATTCTAATGCACAAATTGTCTACTACAAGTCCACAACATTCCTAAATTGGTTTTCCACATGAAGTATTTCCAGAGAATGTGCAACATTTGAAACATTATAATACTATAACATAACCAACAGCAAAATagaatcaaatataaaaaaataaaaactaggAAATCCTCTAGTAACATAGAGCAATAGAGGATCAAATCACTGTGAGCGCAAATCATGAGATTGTGGAGTTAGTTAGATGGTTACACAGTGTTTGTTAGCTCATATGTACAGCTATATAAGCTGCTTCATTCTATTGTATTGGATCATGAATTATGAATTAATGGAATTTCCTTCTCCCTTATCTCTCTCGTCTTCTCTCAATGGCTCATTGTGTATAGGTGAGATTCCGGTCACCGTTCCTATCATCGGTGACCCCAATTCTGCACCAAAATTCTGGCCCATTGATCATACCAGAAGCCTTGAGAACTTCATCTTCCGTGTTCTTCCACACACCTCCCTTTATCATAATCCTCATTTTTCCGGTGAAATTTTACAACTACAATGGACCAATACCACTAATCGAAGGGTTACTCTCTCAATCCAGTACTCAAGTCAGATTATTTCCTCAAGTTCTGCAAAAATCTCAATCCAAGTTTATAAGCTAATTTCATCTATTTATAAGTAAAATAAAGCCTAATTCCAAAAGGAAACAAATCATAGATATATGGAAACATgttttaaaaaggaaataaatcatACACATGGCATGGGAGAACATAATTTAGGAAAGGGAGGatataaaccctaaaccctatgCATGGTGCTGTACTGCTGTGCATAAACGACGACGCATttggaaatatattttcaaaaagGAAAGTAAACAGTGCTTTGTTTCCTTGGATGTTTTAATTAATTGGATTCTCTTCATGGTTAAAATTATGAGAATCATAATTACAgtatataatactagtattatttatttttcattagtTATTTACAACACTTGTGTAGCGGATAAATAGAaactaatttaataataaatgcAAAATAGGTGTTTTTGTAAAGAAAAACATAACAAAATAGGTCTTTCACCATGAATTTAATTAgccaattaattaatattttactcaaataaataaatatatttttttcgttgaccatttaatttttttttcaatagtACTTTGGCCAAATACTAAATGTTTATAGGTTGAAACAGTGAATTCAAAAAATAGTTTTTCTTATGTTGTTCTTTTaagttattaattttttaattcaacATATACTTTTATggattttttcaaataaaagtaTACATAAGATATTGTGAATTCTTTTACGCACAAGAGTTTGTGGatttttcaaattatatttGATTTCAAATTTGAGGTTATTATTTAAGTATAAATAGGTTGAAGGCCATCAAAATGTACATCAAAGACAGTTTGCTAGATTAGCAATATTTTAGATGTACATTTTGATGGCCTTCAAACCTATTTCACCAAATGTGATGTTTAAATTTGATTTCTTGAAGCCTTGCTTTTCTTGTGAAAATTTTGGAGGAATTGGGAATactaaagaaaagaaagggaGAAAATGAATAGAACaaccataaattttaaaatggtGAATTATGTGttcaaatttatttatctaatgtCCAAGAGAAACTTTTGCAAGATTTCATGGGGGTAATAAATAACTCCATAATAATTTTCCCACAAtcctaaaaaaaggaaatacatAAACAATTAATTCCACAGCAGCAAAAAGTGGAAATTGGACATTTACCTGTAGTCTATGTAGCTGCAAAAATTCCATAGAATAATAAACTGGAGATAACAGAAGAATCAATACAGTCCTTTTTTGTGGCAGAGCTTCTGAAATCTTACTTCAAATTAcagcaaaaaaaattaaatatgagtgATCAAGACACCTAAAATGTGACAGTAATGCagcaaataataaaaaactagGAGTACTTTAATACCAAATGCAGGTGCATTGCATTGCATATCAACCATACTGAAATTTTAGTTGTAGACCTAAAACTTACTTTCATAACACTCCTTAATGAGACATTATGTGCAAAAAGATGCATACATAGAtgcacacacatatatacattttgtgtgtgtgtgtgtgtgtgttttggttAGTAGAGTCACAACTGTTCACAGTAGGTTTGGCTAACCTTTAGCAATGAATGCCGGGAACCATACCGATGAATATGAATTTCAAGAACCAAAATCAAAGCATCAAATAGCACGGCCGAATAGCTTGACACCTCaaaatataccaaaaattttATGTGAAAAGGGAAGATTCGAGGAGGGCAAGAAACATGTTCTTGGATCTTGTTTGCAGCAaaatttccacataacaacggATCATGTGCTATTGAAATGGAAGAAACTGGACTAAACGAGCTAAGCAAGGCGTTCCTTACCTTAGACATCAAGACGTTCATACAACGAGGAATTCAAATGCAAGCTGAGGAGCATAGTATTTAACATGAAACATCATATGATCAAAGATATATGCAAGATTGGTGATCTGATCAAACTTAAATGTCACATTATATGGTTGGCAGATGAATTGCACTTAATATGTGAAATTCGAATAAACCTACTGCGACTTCATCGACAATAATGACTGCACAAGGCATCAAAATACCCAGGCAACTGACCACGTGTGTTGTTCCATGAGCAAAACACAGACGATGTTAACCAGCTCCGTTCTCCTCTGTGATCCGTCAAACCACAGAGAAAAATGAAACAAGGTGAATACATGCTTTCATAAGCCTTTAATCAAAGAATCCCTCTGTTTGAAACTATAACACAAATACCAAAAAAGCCAGCAAACTTGCTCATTCACATAACACCAGTAAAGGGGAAAAGGGAGGAATCTTTGTTAATTCATATTGTTTCAGATACTATCATACTGAAGATTAAGCTCAAGCCTTTTTATGAATCATCTCACAACAAATGACACCTAAGATTAGATTTACATCTGTTGGAGAAGCAGCAAGCACCTTTCTTTACTCAAAAAgtgaaaaaggtagagaaacTAAAAGAAAACTGCACTAATCAAAGCCCAAAACATATTATTAAAAAGGATATAGCTAAAATAACCAACCAACCAACAGAATTAGGAAAagggaaatgaaaaaaaagcaTAAACTAGATaccatcatcatcaattagtcATTATCATAATTTCGATTCAAGTACAGTacaattatctttttttttcttgactTACAAAAGATAAATACACAAAATCTATGTATACCACCAAATTCCAAAATGCTCCATTTCCAATATCTTCCCCTCTGCATTGGCAAAACCTCCTATCTCCTCATCAGCTCTCTCCAGGACAA
It contains:
- the LOC121779784 gene encoding cell division cycle 5-like protein, which codes for MILSQFVKRSRLNLPAPQIPDHELEAIAKMGSATDLLGSEELTGGNAATRAFLANYAQTPRYGMTPGRTPQRTPTGKQDAIMMEAENHRRLTLSQTPLLGGDNPVLHPSDFSGVTPKKKDIATPNPLMTPSATPGGPGLTPRIGMTPTRDVYAVGLTPKGTSMRDELRINEDIDMHDISKVRQSDSKKELIFGLKNLPQPKNDYQIVIQPLAEEDEELEEKIEEDMSDRIAREKAEEEARQQALLKKRSKVLQRELPRPPVVSLDLIRNTLMRADEDKSSVVPLTLVEQADELVRKELLSLLEHDNIKYPLDEKATKEKKKGGKRAAKGNSVDVPTIDEFEEDELKELECFQALSKQETLAATYRISNLREEDQKQKDLERTLQKRYSDRKAELERVQHLVNAYRLQAERDLEKAAKDNDTAMDAIDTTQDQSVAPDLEAHKDIVMQEPDAAEEAVTKDIVEVESRSKDEMMLRKRMQHQPVVSCK
- the LOC121792788 gene encoding amino acid permease 6-like isoform X1 — translated: MAKELEKNSLHIEPSTVALENGEASKDFDDDGRSRRTGTVLTASAHIITAVIGSGVLSLAWAIAQLGWVAGPAVLVAFSFITYLTSTFLADSYRHQGRRNYTYMDVVRSHLGGYKVQLCGVAQYGNLIGVTIGYTITASISMVAVKRSNCFHKEGHEAACSISTYPFMAIFGGIQLVLSQIPNFHELSWLSIVAAVMSFAYSSIGFALSVAKLAGGGGHVETGLTGTRVGVDTSASEKVWKSFQAIGDIAFAYAFSTILIEIQDTLKSPPPENVAMKKASLVGVSTTTLFYVLCGCLGYAAFGNDAPGNFLTGFGFYEPFWLIDFANVCIAIHLIGAYQAAQKKLLHRLLKITTISIFGLSLKIMVFAQPLFGFVEDRCRQKWPENKGIAEEHAVRVPLCGVYNFNVFRLVWRSVYVIITSLIAMIFPFFNNFLGLIGASAFYPLTVYFPIEMHIAQAKVPKYSCRWVWLKILSWACLIVSLVAAAGSVRGLAADVKTYKPFQSEAHE
- the LOC121792791 gene encoding cell division cycle 5-like protein isoform X1 encodes the protein MEFLQLHRLQTEWTREEDEKLLHLAKLMPTQWRTIAPIVGEIDPNPESKPARPDPVDMDEDEKEMLSEARDRLANTRGKKANSLKRLGGLLHCRKEESLKLLELTFALRREREEELITMLKFLLKRDLHLAFMILLMKICLLN
- the LOC121792788 gene encoding amino acid permease 6-like isoform X2 — protein: MAKELEKNSLHIEPSTVALENGEASKDFDDDGRSRRTGTVLTASAHIITAVIGSGVLSLAWAIAQLGWVAGPAVLVAFSFITYLTSTFLADSYRHQGRRNYTYMDVVRSHLGGYKVQLCGVAQYGNLIGVTIGYTITASISMVAVKRSNCFHKEGHEAACSISTYPFMAIFGGIQLVLSQIPNFHELSWLSIVAAVMSFAYSSIGFALSVAKLAGGGGHVETGLTGTRVGVDTSASEKVWKSFQAIGDIAFAYAFSTILIEIQDTLKSPPPENVAMKKASLVGVSTTTLFYVLCGCLGYAAFGNDAPGNFLTGFGFYEPFWLIDFANVCIAIHLIGAYQAAQKKLLHRLLKITTISIFGVRAASVRLCGGPVQAEVAGKQGHRGRTCRPCSPVRGLQLQRIQISVEISVCDNNITDCNDLPLLQQLSRPHRGIRVLPADRVLPHRDAHCPGQSAQVLLQMGVAEDPQLGLPDRVPRRGSRIRTGAGCRRQDIQAFPE
- the LOC121792791 gene encoding cell division cycle 5-like protein isoform X2 yields the protein MPCTEWTREEDEKLLHLAKLMPTQWRTIAPIVGEIDPNPESKPARPDPVDMDEDEKEMLSEARDRLANTRGKKANSLKRLGGLLHCRKEESLKLLELTFALRREREEELITMLKFLLKRDLHLAFMILLMKICLLN